A DNA window from Vigna angularis cultivar LongXiaoDou No.4 chromosome 1, ASM1680809v1, whole genome shotgun sequence contains the following coding sequences:
- the LOC108339084 gene encoding protein STRICTOSIDINE SYNTHASE-LIKE 10, protein MNLSTLPLLLLLFQVAHFVSYEAASVLDGLKSYSQLDLPHSVFGSESAAFDCHGKGPYVGVSDGRILKWHDTNKQWIDFAVTSPHRDKKVCDGLTDESMESICGRPLGLKFNSVTCDLYIADAYFGLLKVGPAGGVAKQLATSAEGVPFMFTNALDIHPKTGEVYFTDSSILFQRRVYMSIILSGDRTGRLLKYVPSSGRVYVLVKGLAFPNGVALSRDSSFILVAESTTFKIFKIALSGGNNIETFAQVPRSPDNIKRNAKGEFWVALNSGRGRINGLEKETEVEATVPWTTDPVAIKFDAEGNVVEVLDGRYGQQLNSVSEVEEHDGSLWIGSAVQPYVAVIKP, encoded by the exons ATGAACCTATCTACTCTTCCCTTACTTCTACTGCTCTTCCAAGTGGctcattttgtttcttatgaAGCTGCTTCCGTTCTAGATGGCCTCAAATCCTATTCCCAGCTTGATCTTCCTCACTCGGTTTTTGGTTCTGAAAGTGCAGCCTTCGATTGCCATGGTAAAGGACCATATGTCGGAGTTTCTGATGGTAGAATCCTCAAGTGGCATGACACAAACAAACAGTGGATTGACTTTGCAGTTACCTCTCCAcacag GGACAAGAAAGTGTGTGATGGGTTAACAGACGAAAGCATGGAATCAATCTGTGGAAGACCATTGGGTCTGAAATTCAACAGTGTGACTTGTGATCTGTACATTGCAGATGCATACTTTGGGCTTCTCAAGGTAGGACCAGCAGGTGGCGTGGCTAAGCAGTTAGCCACTTCTGCAGAAGGGGTTCCGTTTATGTTCACAAATGCCTTGGACATTCACCCCAAAACTGGTGAAGTTTATTTCACAGATAGCAGCATCCTATTCCAGAGAAG ggtctACATGTCGATAATTCTGAGCGGGGACAGAACTGGAAGGTTGCTGAAATACGTGCCCAGTAGCGGAAGAGTGTATGTGTTGGTGAAAGGTTTGGCATTCCCCAACGGTGTGGCGCTGAGCAGGGACAGCTCCTTCATTCTGGTGGCGGAATCAACCacttttaagatttttaaaattgcGCTGAGCGGCGGCAACAACATAGAAACTTTTGCGCAGGTTCCGCGTTCCCCAGATAACATAAAGAGGAACGCAAAAGGGGAATTTTGGGTGGCACTTAACAGCGGGAGGGGAAGGATCAATGGTTTGGAAAAGGAAACAGAAGTTGAAGCGACGGTTCCGTGGACAACAGATCCCGTGGCGATTAAATTTGATGCAGAGGGGAATGTTGTTGAGGTGTTGGATGGAAGATATGGACAACAGCTTAACTCTGTTAGTGAAGTGGAAGAACATGATGGAAGTTTGTGGATAGGTTCTGCAGTGCAACCTTACGTTGCTGTCATCAAACCCTAG
- the LOC108340830 gene encoding transcription factor bHLH91 — translation MYEESSCFDPNGMVAEDCFSQMVSKSEAVMSVTSIQPQNTFGMENLAYTYSSGEDASAVAMEIIAHPQQNSYNQVNNLNPQFVQVVNNHGSCEELYSFPTHSSALERGHHDHQFPYSTPTPDLLNLLHLPMTFENQSSNLPKLSGPMGTADSTNVSSVSYDPFLHLNLQAPPPDLRNDFAFGGGGVIEGSGIAYQDFGNGVVEFTQDVGKKRGGKRTKQFTSTTTERQRRVDLSSKFDALKELIPNPSKSDRASVVGDAINYIRELKRTVDELKLLVEKKRQEKQRVVVMMRHKVETEGQDGSNPDQDDGSYNESLRSSWIQRKSKDTEVDVRIVDNEVTIKLVQRKKIDCLVHVSQVLDQLNLDLQHVAGGHIGDFCSYLFNTKMCDGSCVYASAIANKLIQVMDTSLAAVSS, via the exons ATGTACGAAGAAAGTAGTTGCTTTGATCCGAATGGGATGGTGGCAGAAGACTGTTTTTCCCAGATGGTTTCAAAATCAGAGGCAGTTATGTCTGTGACTAGCATACAGCCCCAAAACACCTTTGGGATGGAAAACTTAGCCTACACATATTCCAGTGGAGAAGATGCTTCTGCTGTTGCTATGGAAATCATTGCACACCCTCAACAAAACTCATACAATCAAGTTAATAACTTGAACCCCCAGTTTGTGCAAGTGGTGAACAACCATGGTTCATGTGAGGAGCTTTATTCTTTCCCCACTCACTCCTCCGCACTTGAGAGGGGTCACCATGATCACCAATTTCCTTATTCCACACCAACACCAGATCTCCTCAACCTTCTCCACTTGCCAATGACCTTTGAAAACCAAAGCAGCAATCTTCCGAAACTCTCTGGCCCTATGGGAACAGCAGACAGCACAAACGTCTCATCTGTTTCCTATGACCCTTTCTTGCATCTCAACCTGCAAGCACCTCCCCCAGATCTGAGAAATGATTTTGCCTTTGGAGGAGGGGGTGTCATAGAAGGCAGTGGAATTGCCTACCAAGATTTTGGAAATGGGGTGGTGGAGTTCACTCAAGATGTGGGGAAAAAGAGAGGGGGGAAAAGGACCAAGCAGTTTACCAGTACTACTACTGAGAGACAAAGGAGAGTGGATTTGAGTAGTAAATTTGATGCTTTGAAAGAACTCATCCCAAACCCCTCCAAG AGTGATAGAGCATCTGTGGTGGGAGATGCTATTAACTATATCAGAGAGCTTAAGAGGACAGTGGACGAGTTAAAACTATTGGTGGAGAAGAAAAGGCAAGAGAAACAAAGGGTAGTAGTGATGATGAGGCACAAGGTTGAAACTGAAGGGCAAGATGGTTCCAATCCCGACCAAGATGATGGTTCCTACAATGAAAGCTTAAGAAGTTCTTGGATACAAAGGAAATCCAAAGACACAGAGGTTGATGTGCGCATTGTTGACAACGAGGTAACAATCAAGCTTGTTCAGAGGAAGAAGATAGATTGCTTGGTGCATGTCTCACAGGTTCTTGATCAGCTCAACCTCGATCTCCAACATGTTGCTGGTGGCCACATTGGCGATTTCTGCAGCTATCTGTTCAATACCAAG ATGTGTGACGGTTCTTGTGTTTATGCAAGTGCCATAGCCAACAAGCTCATTCAGGTCATGGACACGAGTTTGGCAGCAGTTTCTTCATGA